Proteins from a single region of Lysinibacillus sp. JNUCC-52:
- a CDS encoding phosphatase PAP2 family protein, with amino-acid sequence MKKWSFPLAILTLIIFFAFRLTYESDVILNFDKKVAEILFGNRYIEFFHYIGEPKFVVWVAIILIVYLAWIAKNYRGMLFVVLTFAVGNVLNQMLKKWVQRSRPEIEDQLTSFSFPSGHAMTGILYLFTVAYLLSENNTKARQIQLWIGAIVLTILIGLSRVAGARHFASDVLAGWCIGYTWFIICVFWYERRKRVFNKNNIK; translated from the coding sequence ATAAAAAAATGGTCATTTCCTTTAGCGATTTTAACTCTAATTATATTTTTTGCGTTCCGCTTAACATACGAGAGTGACGTGATTTTAAATTTCGATAAAAAAGTGGCGGAAATATTATTTGGCAATCGGTATATAGAGTTTTTTCATTATATTGGTGAGCCAAAATTTGTCGTTTGGGTTGCGATTATATTAATTGTCTATTTAGCATGGATTGCGAAAAATTACCGTGGCATGTTATTTGTCGTATTAACATTTGCAGTAGGGAACGTATTAAACCAAATGTTAAAAAAGTGGGTGCAACGTTCTCGCCCTGAAATAGAAGATCAATTGACATCGTTCAGTTTTCCATCTGGACATGCTATGACAGGCATACTGTATTTATTTACGGTTGCTTATTTATTATCTGAAAATAATACAAAGGCACGTCAAATACAGCTTTGGATAGGCGCAATTGTGCTAACAATTCTTATTGGTCTTTCACGAGTAGCAGGTGCGCGCCATTTTGCCTCCGATGTGCTTGCAGGCTGGTGTATAGGATACACCTGGTTTATCATTTGTGTTTTTTGGTATGAACGACGTAAGCGCGTATTTAATAAGAACAATATTAAATAG
- the zupT gene encoding zinc transporter ZupT, whose protein sequence is MEGQILFALGLTLFAGLATGVGSLIAFFTSRTNTKFLSIALGFSAGVMIYVSLVEIFVKAKDALTNALGPTNGYWMTIAGFFGGMLFIALIDKFIPKSTNPHEVKLVEDVNAVKPQVDESHLMKMGVFTALAIGIHNFPEGIATFMSAMNDPNVGIAIAIAVAIHNIPEGIAVSVPIYFATGNRRKAFKLSFLSGLAEPVGALVAYLLLMPFLSDVMFGIVFAGVAGIMVFISLDELLPAAQRYDETHLSMYGLVGGMAVMAISLVLLA, encoded by the coding sequence TTGGAAGGACAAATTTTATTTGCTTTAGGGTTAACCCTATTTGCAGGGCTTGCAACAGGAGTAGGTAGTTTAATTGCATTTTTTACCTCAAGAACAAATACTAAATTTTTATCAATAGCTCTTGGTTTCTCAGCGGGAGTTATGATTTATGTGTCACTTGTTGAAATTTTTGTGAAAGCAAAGGATGCATTAACCAATGCCTTAGGTCCAACGAATGGTTATTGGATGACGATAGCGGGTTTCTTTGGCGGAATGTTATTTATAGCTTTAATTGATAAGTTTATTCCGAAATCGACGAACCCTCATGAAGTAAAGCTTGTTGAAGATGTGAATGCTGTAAAACCACAGGTAGATGAAAGTCATTTAATGAAAATGGGCGTATTCACTGCACTTGCAATAGGAATTCATAATTTTCCTGAAGGTATAGCAACCTTTATGTCCGCTATGAATGACCCTAATGTCGGCATTGCGATTGCAATTGCTGTAGCCATTCATAATATTCCTGAAGGAATTGCTGTCTCTGTTCCTATTTACTTTGCTACAGGAAATCGTAGAAAAGCATTTAAACTATCCTTTTTATCAGGGTTAGCAGAGCCTGTTGGGGCGCTAGTAGCTTATTTACTATTAATGCCGTTTTTATCAGACGTTATGTTCGGTATTGTATTTGCTGGAGTTGCAGGAATTATGGTGTTTATATCATTAGATGAGCTATTACCAGCCGCACAGAGATACGATGAAACACATTTATCAATGTATGGTTTAGTTGGTGGAATGGCAGTGATGGCTATTAGTTTAGTATTATTAGCGTAA
- a CDS encoding 2-hydroxy-3-keto-5-methylthiopentenyl-1-phosphate phosphatase, which yields MKPIIFCDFDGTITETDNIVSLMTHFVPEQSEKIAKAMMAQTISFKDGITAMFELLSTSQKDDIIQYLMETAVIREGFSEFVRYAQEHDIPFYIVSGGVDFFIQPLLERFGPFSGIYCNNADFSGEQITVVYPHSCDEHCAKFSTQSCGCCKPTVMREMAQPDQFKIVIGDSISDFEAAKQADLVLAREQLIDRCNDLHIPYKPFNTFYDCLETVKELIKA from the coding sequence TTGAAACCAATTATTTTCTGCGATTTTGATGGTACTATTACAGAAACAGATAATATCGTCTCCCTTATGACGCATTTCGTCCCTGAACAATCGGAGAAAATTGCAAAGGCAATGATGGCTCAAACAATAAGCTTCAAAGACGGTATTACTGCGATGTTTGAGCTTTTATCGACTAGCCAAAAGGATGATATCATTCAATATTTAATGGAGACCGCCGTTATCCGTGAGGGCTTTAGCGAGTTTGTTCGCTATGCGCAGGAGCACGATATACCTTTTTACATTGTTAGTGGCGGAGTAGATTTTTTCATTCAACCACTGCTTGAAAGATTTGGCCCATTTTCGGGAATCTATTGTAATAATGCAGACTTCTCTGGAGAGCAAATTACGGTTGTCTATCCACATAGCTGTGATGAACATTGTGCAAAATTTTCAACCCAAAGTTGTGGCTGTTGCAAACCAACCGTCATGCGAGAAATGGCACAGCCCGATCAATTTAAAATCGTGATTGGCGACTCTATTTCCGATTTCGAAGCTGCTAAACAAGCAGATTTAGTATTAGCTAGGGAGCAATTAATTGACCGCTGTAATGATTTACATATTCCCTATAAGCCTTTTAACACCTTTTATGACTGCTTAGAGACAGTTAAAGAATTAATAAAGGCATAA
- the thrB gene encoding homoserine kinase encodes MSKKWQITVPGSTANLGPGFDSIGLGLSLYLKLDVSLQDSWEIIHLDDNGPSEFELEQHLLYIIAKKIADQYNKPLPACRVEMASELPLARGLGSSAAVIVAGIELANQLCDLKLTIQDKLNLSSQIEGHPDNATASVLGGLTISSMDDNGVVDTFHVNDINASFVVYVPNVELKTSESRSVLPKQFERAYAVHASANANMLAASLMTRDFKRAGSYMEADLFHEPFRSTLIPQYAEIREAAKVHGAYGTALSGAGPTLISIIPTSIADDFVTTMQTKFPEHQIILTQADEHGVQVK; translated from the coding sequence ATGAGTAAAAAGTGGCAAATCACCGTTCCTGGGAGCACAGCCAATTTAGGCCCTGGCTTTGATTCTATCGGACTCGGCTTGTCTCTTTATTTAAAATTAGATGTTTCCCTACAGGATAGTTGGGAGATCATACATCTCGATGACAACGGTCCTAGTGAATTTGAGCTAGAACAACATTTACTATATATTATCGCCAAAAAAATTGCGGATCAGTATAATAAACCATTACCTGCTTGCCGAGTTGAAATGGCAAGTGAACTACCATTAGCCCGTGGTTTAGGTAGTAGCGCCGCTGTCATTGTAGCGGGTATTGAGCTAGCCAACCAATTATGTGATTTAAAGTTAACTATACAGGATAAGCTAAATTTATCTTCTCAAATTGAAGGGCATCCTGATAATGCAACTGCCTCAGTACTCGGTGGCTTGACGATTTCCTCAATGGATGACAACGGAGTAGTCGATACATTCCATGTAAATGATATTAACGCTTCTTTTGTTGTGTACGTACCGAATGTTGAGCTAAAGACAAGTGAGTCTCGCTCCGTATTACCAAAGCAATTTGAGCGAGCATATGCAGTACATGCTTCTGCTAATGCTAATATGCTGGCAGCATCTTTAATGACACGTGATTTTAAACGTGCAGGAAGCTACATGGAAGCGGATTTGTTCCATGAACCATTCCGTTCAACATTAATCCCACAATATGCTGAAATACGTGAAGCTGCAAAAGTACATGGTGCATACGGTACAGCATTAAGTGGAGCAGGTCCGACACTCATTTCCATTATTCCAACTTCGATTGCTGATGACTTTGTTACAACAATGCAAACGAAATTCCCAGAACATCAAATCATCTTAACGCAGGCCGATGAACATGGTGTACAAGTAAAATAA
- the thrC gene encoding threonine synthase yields the protein MWKGLIEEYKQFLPVTENTPALTLNEGNTPLIHLVNLSKQLGIELYGKIEGANPTGSFKDRGMVFAVAKAIEDGSKCVICASTGNTSAAAAAYATRAGIQSIVVIPKGKVALGKLAQATMYGAKIIEIDGNFDDALNIVRQVSETTPVALVNSVNPYRIEGQKTASFEIVDALGSAPDYLCIPVGNAGNITAYWKGFKEYNDVKASGLPKMFGFEAEGAAAIVKGEAIPNPETVATAIRIGNPASWQFAEAARDESGGIIDSVTDEEIIAAYKLIAGTEGIFVEPGSAASLAGVIKSVENGKIAKGSKVVTVFTGNGLKDPDTAMNVSTVDVVSLKNDEEEIRKYIEGVL from the coding sequence ATGTGGAAAGGCCTTATTGAAGAATATAAACAATTTTTACCCGTAACAGAAAATACACCCGCTCTAACATTAAACGAAGGCAATACGCCTCTTATACATTTAGTTAATCTATCAAAACAGCTTGGTATCGAGCTTTATGGTAAAATAGAAGGCGCAAATCCGACTGGTTCTTTTAAAGACCGTGGTATGGTATTTGCGGTAGCAAAGGCTATTGAGGATGGTAGTAAATGTGTAATTTGTGCTTCAACAGGGAATACATCAGCAGCAGCTGCAGCTTACGCAACACGCGCAGGTATTCAATCGATTGTCGTTATTCCTAAAGGGAAAGTTGCCCTTGGTAAACTAGCACAAGCGACAATGTATGGTGCAAAAATTATTGAAATCGATGGCAATTTTGATGATGCTTTAAATATTGTGCGCCAAGTTAGCGAAACAACACCAGTAGCACTTGTCAATTCGGTTAACCCATACCGTATCGAAGGGCAAAAAACAGCTTCTTTTGAAATTGTAGATGCTTTAGGTTCTGCTCCCGACTATTTATGCATTCCAGTTGGAAACGCAGGTAACATTACTGCTTACTGGAAAGGCTTTAAAGAATATAACGATGTGAAAGCGTCAGGTTTACCAAAAATGTTCGGCTTTGAAGCGGAAGGCGCCGCAGCTATTGTTAAAGGCGAAGCAATTCCTAACCCTGAAACAGTGGCAACAGCTATCCGTATTGGTAATCCTGCTAGCTGGCAATTTGCTGAAGCAGCACGTGATGAGTCTGGCGGCATTATTGATTCTGTAACAGATGAGGAAATTATTGCAGCATACAAGCTAATCGCTGGAACTGAAGGGATCTTTGTTGAGCCTGGTTCAGCTGCATCATTAGCAGGTGTAATTAAATCTGTTGAAAATGGTAAAATTGCTAAAGGCTCAAAAGTCGTGACAGTATTTACTGGTAACGGCTTAAAAGATCCAGATACTGCTATGAACGTTTCAACAGTGGACGTCGTATCTCTTAAAAATGATGAAGAAGAAATTCGTAAATATATCGAGGGCGTACTATGA
- a CDS encoding MFS transporter — protein sequence MTTIKTEQSISRNKLLGVAGVGWLFDAMDVGILSFVITALAVDWDLTKSQMGWIGSINSIGMAVGALAFGIFADKVGRKQVFMWTLILFSVASGISAFTTTLVAFMALRFLVGMGLGGELPVASTLVSESVEAKERGRVVVLLESFWAAGWLIAALISYFVIPTWGWRVALLLTAIPAIYAIYLRWHLPDSPQFTAKVESKKRSIFLNVREVWSKKYARSTFMLWVLWFTVVFSYYGMFLWLPSVMVGKGFDMITSFKYVLMMTLAQLPGYFTAAWFIEKFGRKFVLVSYLIGTAVSAFIFGNAETLAVLLISGMFLSFFNLGAWGALYAYTPEQYPAVIRGTGAGMAAAVGRIGGIFGPLLVGSLLTAGYDIGFIFAIFCCAIIIGVIGVIFLGTETKQIELE from the coding sequence ATGACAACAATAAAGACAGAACAATCCATTTCACGTAACAAGCTTTTAGGCGTTGCAGGTGTTGGTTGGCTCTTTGATGCGATGGATGTTGGTATTTTATCTTTCGTTATTACAGCGCTAGCGGTAGATTGGGATTTAACAAAAAGTCAAATGGGCTGGATTGGTAGTATCAATTCTATTGGTATGGCGGTAGGTGCACTTGCATTTGGAATTTTTGCCGATAAAGTGGGGCGCAAGCAAGTTTTTATGTGGACCCTTATTCTCTTTTCAGTAGCGAGCGGCATATCCGCATTTACGACAACATTAGTAGCGTTTATGGCATTACGCTTTTTAGTAGGCATGGGGCTCGGTGGAGAATTACCAGTAGCATCTACACTTGTTTCTGAAAGTGTTGAGGCAAAGGAACGTGGAAGAGTAGTTGTATTACTGGAAAGCTTTTGGGCAGCAGGCTGGCTAATTGCAGCGCTTATATCATATTTTGTTATACCTACATGGGGATGGCGTGTAGCATTATTATTAACAGCTATTCCTGCTATTTACGCGATTTACCTTCGTTGGCATTTACCAGATTCGCCTCAATTTACTGCAAAGGTAGAATCTAAAAAGCGCAGTATTTTTCTTAATGTACGGGAAGTATGGTCGAAAAAATATGCACGTTCGACATTCATGCTTTGGGTGCTATGGTTCACGGTTGTATTCTCGTATTACGGAATGTTCTTATGGTTGCCAAGTGTAATGGTAGGAAAAGGTTTTGATATGATTACTAGCTTTAAATATGTCTTAATGATGACGTTAGCACAGCTACCAGGATACTTCACAGCTGCATGGTTTATTGAAAAATTCGGACGGAAATTCGTACTAGTTTCCTATTTAATTGGAACGGCTGTAAGTGCTTTCATTTTTGGTAATGCAGAAACGTTGGCTGTCCTATTAATATCAGGAATGTTTTTATCATTCTTTAACTTAGGTGCATGGGGTGCGCTATACGCTTACACACCTGAACAGTATCCAGCAGTTATTCGTGGAACAGGTGCAGGAATGGCAGCTGCAGTAGGAAGAATTGGCGGTATTTTTGGTCCGCTATTAGTAGGATCACTGTTAACGGCAGGCTATGATATCGGCTTTATTTTTGCGATTTTCTGTTGTGCGATAATAATTGGCGTTATTGGTGTTATATTTTTAGGAACAGAAACAAAACAAATTGAATTAGAATAA
- a CDS encoding MurR/RpiR family transcriptional regulator: MSIKEDIKKRYVRLSKGQRKVAQFVISNPAVVIANGAAEVGRQANVSESTVIRFCYAMDLSGYVELQEEIRNYLNSQNEGTPHHPTYMTSNQKTSSFGKVMQRDMQNIQDTIHLINDSMLQKSSKWMHEADTIYILGARQDASIANWLSYTLKTLRTNIKQLRTDSDDLVQQINSMSERTTLIVFSCDKQSNDVKTIVEIAKMKKVKIIAITGSALSPIRDYASALFALGLKNQSSLDVVPVLFSFMHALIEEMVSQDKEQYEQYQQSYEQVENNLLFLDIAREKQVF, translated from the coding sequence ATGAGTATAAAAGAAGATATAAAGAAAAGATATGTAAGGCTGTCGAAAGGACAACGAAAAGTCGCACAATTTGTTATAAGTAATCCTGCGGTTGTGATTGCCAATGGTGCGGCAGAAGTGGGGAGGCAAGCGAATGTTAGTGAATCAACCGTGATTCGTTTTTGTTATGCAATGGATTTGTCAGGTTATGTTGAACTACAGGAAGAAATAAGAAACTATTTAAACTCTCAAAATGAGGGTACACCTCACCATCCCACCTATATGACGAGCAACCAGAAGACATCTAGCTTCGGTAAGGTCATGCAGCGTGATATGCAAAATATTCAAGATACAATACATCTAATTAACGATAGTATGCTTCAAAAAAGCTCCAAGTGGATGCATGAAGCGGATACTATTTATATTTTAGGCGCGCGCCAAGATGCCTCGATTGCAAATTGGTTATCGTATACGTTGAAAACTTTACGAACGAATATAAAGCAGCTACGTACAGATTCCGATGATCTCGTTCAACAAATAAACAGTATGAGTGAACGTACTACGTTAATCGTCTTTTCATGTGACAAACAATCCAATGATGTAAAAACAATTGTGGAAATAGCGAAAATGAAAAAAGTAAAAATCATTGCGATTACAGGTTCGGCATTGTCACCAATTAGGGATTATGCAAGTGCTTTGTTTGCATTAGGCTTAAAAAATCAATCTTCCTTAGACGTTGTGCCAGTCCTATTTTCCTTTATGCATGCATTGATTGAGGAGATGGTTAGCCAAGATAAAGAGCAATATGAGCAATATCAACAATCATATGAACAAGTAGAAAATAATTTATTGTTTTTAGATATTGCAAGAGAGAAGCAAGTATTTTGA
- a CDS encoding GNAT family N-acetyltransferase, producing the protein MMTKKMEKKYIPLASYFDVASQNEITLSFSALENIMGQALPNAAYLNKSWWKKTKPPLTHFLSWTNAGYYVIDVKLGTSVTFSRTQEKMPLDNNSENNENTSAYIIRAIEASDARAFILLQEEILQQTEFLYNVENELELTVQQLRKDLTYWKQLKNRTILLCILNGTFAGYAVVHGYKHSKAKHIASIHMAVKKEHQRNGIGSALMNAVEDWASKRDISRLELSVMEHNDAALQLFKKHGFVQEGTRANAIKLKDTFKAEYSFSKIL; encoded by the coding sequence ATGATGACAAAGAAGATGGAAAAAAAGTATATTCCTTTAGCAAGCTATTTTGACGTAGCTTCGCAAAATGAAATTACATTATCCTTTAGCGCATTAGAAAACATTATGGGACAAGCTTTACCCAATGCTGCATACTTGAATAAGAGCTGGTGGAAAAAAACAAAGCCCCCTCTTACGCACTTTTTATCTTGGACAAATGCAGGTTATTATGTCATTGATGTCAAATTGGGCACGAGTGTCACTTTCTCTCGCACACAAGAGAAAATGCCTTTGGACAATAATTCTGAAAATAACGAAAATACTTCTGCGTACATAATCCGAGCGATTGAAGCATCAGATGCTAGAGCATTTATTCTTTTACAGGAAGAAATCCTTCAGCAAACTGAATTTTTGTATAATGTAGAAAATGAGTTAGAGCTAACCGTACAGCAGCTAAGAAAAGATCTAACTTATTGGAAGCAATTAAAAAACCGCACGATTTTACTTTGCATTTTAAATGGCACCTTTGCAGGCTATGCCGTTGTCCATGGCTATAAACATTCTAAAGCTAAACATATTGCATCAATTCACATGGCCGTAAAGAAAGAGCACCAACGAAATGGTATCGGTTCAGCACTTATGAATGCAGTGGAAGACTGGGCTAGCAAACGTGATATTTCCCGTTTAGAATTATCCGTGATGGAGCATAATGATGCTGCATTACAGTTATTTAAAAAACATGGGTTTGTGCAAGAAGGAACCCGCGCCAATGCTATTAAACTAAAAGATACGTTTAAGGCTGAATATAGCTTTAGCAAAATTTTATAA
- a CDS encoding manganese-dependent inorganic pyrophosphatase, translated as MSKVLVFGHKNPDTDTITSAIVYAYLKQQVGVDSEAVRLGDVNNETKYALEKFGFEAPRLITSVVGEAEKVILVDHNEFQQSADGIEEVQITEVIDHHRIANFQTADPLYYRAEPVGCTATILNKIFKENDVEVPSNIAGLMLSAIISDTLLFKSPTCTEQDVKAAQELAAIAGVDAADYGLAMLKAGADLSDKSLEDLLSLDAKEFQFGEYKSVVAQVNAVDINDVLGRQEELEILLNKNVAENGLDLFFFVVTDILNNDSTAVAIGQVAEAAAKAFGAELTNSRVVLPGVVSRKKQIVPVLTEALK; from the coding sequence ATGAGTAAAGTTTTAGTTTTCGGACATAAAAATCCTGATACAGATACGATTACATCTGCAATTGTATATGCCTATTTAAAACAACAAGTTGGCGTAGATAGTGAAGCAGTACGTCTTGGTGACGTAAATAATGAAACAAAATATGCCCTAGAGAAATTTGGCTTTGAGGCACCTCGTTTAATTACTTCCGTAGTAGGGGAAGCGGAAAAAGTTATTCTTGTAGACCATAACGAATTCCAACAATCAGCTGACGGAATTGAAGAAGTACAAATTACTGAGGTAATTGATCACCACCGTATTGCAAACTTCCAAACAGCAGACCCATTGTACTACCGTGCAGAGCCTGTTGGTTGTACGGCAACTATTTTAAATAAAATTTTTAAAGAAAATGATGTTGAAGTACCATCAAACATTGCAGGTTTAATGTTGTCTGCTATTATTTCCGATACATTATTATTCAAATCGCCAACATGTACAGAACAGGATGTCAAAGCTGCACAAGAACTAGCAGCAATTGCTGGCGTTGATGCGGCTGACTATGGCCTAGCAATGTTGAAAGCAGGCGCTGATCTTTCAGATAAATCACTAGAAGATCTTTTATCTTTAGATGCTAAAGAGTTCCAGTTTGGTGAATATAAATCAGTAGTAGCTCAAGTGAATGCTGTCGATATTAATGACGTACTTGGTCGACAAGAGGAATTAGAAATTCTTTTAAACAAAAATGTTGCTGAAAATGGCTTAGACTTATTCTTCTTTGTTGTAACAGATATTTTAAACAATGATTCAACAGCAGTTGCAATCGGACAAGTTGCAGAAGCTGCAGCAAAAGCATTTGGTGCTGAGCTTACAAACAGCCGTGTTGTATTACCAGGTGTTGTTTCTCGTAAAAAACAAATCGTCCCTGTATTAACGGAAGCTTTAAAATAA